From the Oceanicaulis alexandrii DSM 11625 genome, one window contains:
- the ileS gene encoding isoleucine--tRNA ligase — MADATKSDANTAEGASERRFPTVPGPSELPKIDSDILAFWKQDGTFQASIDERPEDDQFVFYDGPPFANGLPHYGHLLTGFAKDVIPRFQTMKGKRVERRFGWDTHGLPAELSAEKDLGISGRKAVLEMGIDKFNAAARAGVMKYAGEWEDYVTRSARWVDFENDYKTLDTSFMESALWAFKQLWDKGLVYKDYRVVPYSWAVESPLSNFETRLDNSYRNRTDPAVTVGFELKAGQGELSGAKILIWTTTPWTLPSNLACAAGADITYAIMQKGEERFILSVNGLEKYKKQLDGAEQIGTVKGSELAGLTYHPPFDYFVGRENAHQILLEDFVVDEDGTGIVHMAPGFGEDDLNACRKAGIGVVVPVDQAGRYTSEIPDYEGLLVFDANKPIIQRMKEEGKLFRHDTYDHNYPHCWRTDEPLIYKAVDSWYLKVSDFRERMVELNQEINWSPGHVKDGIFGNWLAGAQDWNISRSRFWGTPIPVWVSDDPNYPRVDVYGSIEELEAEFGVKVTDLHRPYIDELTRPNPDDPTGKSTMRRVEDVFDVWFDSGSMPYAQVHYPFENKEWFEANFPADFIVEYVAQTRGWFYTLMVLSTMLFDRPPFKNAICHGVVLDENRQKLSKRLRNYPDPMEFFDQYGSDVMRWFLISSPVLTGGDLLVPKEGREIASVQREAIAPLLNAYSFFSLYANLEDRQPQIITSADDPLDRYILTKTGELASAVEAALDGYDVPRACKEATAFFDALTNWYIRRSRARFWGSEDEAAKNAAFDTLYTVLVKVCRVLAPLLPIVSEKVYKALTGDRSVHLTLWPKADEFPSDHALVRSMDLVRDACSAALAVRERSRLRVRLPLKTLTIVHADSAALEPFSDLIRDEVNVRAVATSTDLDAYGRVELKPDPRIGKRLGKAMKDVMAASRSGDFTLNDDGTASVAGQTLAAEEFTMRVVTDEGSDAEPFAGTGAIVLDTSVDEDQAREGLARDLIRAIQTARKDAGLDVSDRIALGISGGDAVAAAIAAHGDFIRDETLAVSLSTEAGAGFVSETDIQGDAVRISVEKAAA; from the coding sequence ATGGCCGACGCGACCAAGAGCGACGCCAATACGGCTGAAGGCGCATCCGAGCGCCGTTTTCCTACGGTTCCCGGACCGTCGGAGCTGCCCAAGATCGATTCAGACATTCTCGCCTTCTGGAAACAGGACGGCACCTTCCAGGCCTCGATTGATGAGCGCCCCGAAGACGACCAGTTCGTGTTCTATGACGGCCCGCCCTTCGCCAATGGCTTGCCGCACTACGGGCATTTGCTGACCGGCTTCGCCAAGGACGTCATCCCGCGCTTTCAGACCATGAAGGGCAAGCGCGTCGAACGCCGTTTTGGTTGGGACACCCATGGCCTGCCTGCGGAGCTGTCCGCGGAGAAGGATCTGGGCATTTCCGGGCGCAAGGCCGTGCTGGAAATGGGCATCGACAAGTTCAACGCCGCCGCGCGCGCGGGCGTGATGAAATATGCCGGCGAGTGGGAAGACTATGTCACGCGTTCGGCGCGCTGGGTTGATTTCGAGAACGATTACAAGACGCTCGACACCAGCTTCATGGAAAGCGCGCTGTGGGCGTTCAAACAGCTCTGGGACAAGGGCCTGGTCTATAAGGACTATCGGGTCGTGCCGTATTCCTGGGCCGTGGAATCCCCGCTGTCGAATTTCGAGACCCGTCTCGACAATTCGTATCGCAACCGTACCGATCCGGCCGTCACCGTCGGCTTTGAGCTGAAAGCCGGTCAGGGCGAGTTGTCAGGCGCAAAAATCCTGATCTGGACCACCACGCCCTGGACCCTGCCCTCCAACCTCGCCTGCGCGGCGGGCGCGGACATCACCTACGCCATTATGCAAAAGGGCGAGGAGCGCTTCATTCTGTCCGTGAACGGACTGGAGAAATACAAGAAGCAGCTCGACGGCGCTGAACAAATTGGAACGGTGAAGGGTTCAGAGCTTGCGGGCCTGACATATCACCCGCCGTTTGACTATTTCGTCGGCCGCGAAAACGCGCACCAGATCCTTCTGGAAGACTTCGTCGTCGATGAGGACGGCACCGGCATCGTTCACATGGCGCCGGGCTTTGGCGAGGATGACCTCAACGCCTGCCGCAAGGCGGGCATCGGCGTGGTCGTGCCGGTTGATCAGGCGGGCCGCTACACGAGCGAAATTCCTGATTATGAAGGCCTGTTGGTGTTTGACGCCAACAAGCCGATCATCCAGCGCATGAAGGAAGAGGGCAAACTCTTCCGCCATGACACCTATGATCACAACTATCCCCATTGCTGGCGCACCGACGAGCCGCTGATCTACAAGGCGGTGGATAGCTGGTATCTGAAAGTGTCCGACTTCCGCGAGCGGATGGTCGAGCTCAATCAGGAGATCAACTGGTCGCCGGGACACGTCAAGGACGGCATTTTCGGCAACTGGCTGGCCGGCGCGCAGGACTGGAACATCTCCCGCTCGCGCTTCTGGGGCACGCCGATCCCGGTCTGGGTGTCGGATGATCCCAACTATCCGCGCGTTGACGTCTACGGCTCCATCGAGGAGCTGGAGGCGGAGTTCGGCGTCAAGGTCACCGATCTGCACCGCCCTTACATTGACGAGCTGACCCGTCCGAACCCGGATGACCCCACCGGCAAGTCCACCATGCGCCGCGTTGAGGATGTCTTCGACGTCTGGTTTGATTCCGGTTCCATGCCTTACGCCCAGGTCCATTATCCCTTTGAAAACAAGGAATGGTTTGAGGCGAACTTCCCGGCAGACTTCATCGTTGAATATGTCGCCCAGACGCGTGGCTGGTTCTATACGCTGATGGTGCTGTCGACGATGCTGTTTGACCGGCCGCCGTTCAAGAACGCGATCTGTCACGGCGTGGTGCTCGACGAGAACCGCCAGAAGCTCTCCAAGCGCCTGCGCAATTACCCCGACCCGATGGAATTCTTTGACCAGTACGGTTCGGACGTGATGCGCTGGTTCCTGATCTCCTCGCCGGTGCTCACCGGCGGTGACCTGTTGGTGCCGAAAGAAGGCCGCGAGATCGCCAGTGTGCAGCGCGAAGCGATTGCGCCGCTTCTGAACGCGTATTCCTTCTTCTCGCTTTACGCCAATCTGGAAGACCGCCAGCCGCAGATCATCACCTCGGCGGACGATCCGCTGGACCGTTATATCCTGACCAAGACCGGTGAGCTGGCGAGCGCGGTCGAGGCGGCGCTTGACGGCTATGACGTGCCGCGCGCCTGCAAGGAAGCGACGGCCTTTTTCGACGCCCTGACCAATTGGTATATCCGCCGCTCGCGCGCGCGGTTCTGGGGTTCTGAAGACGAGGCCGCCAAGAACGCCGCCTTTGACACGCTCTATACGGTGCTGGTGAAGGTCTGCCGCGTCCTCGCGCCGCTGCTGCCGATCGTGTCCGAGAAAGTCTACAAGGCGCTGACGGGCGACCGCTCCGTGCATCTGACGCTATGGCCCAAGGCGGACGAGTTCCCGTCTGACCACGCGCTGGTGCGGTCGATGGATCTGGTGCGTGACGCCTGTTCGGCGGCTTTGGCCGTGCGCGAGCGCTCGCGCTTGCGGGTGCGCCTGCCGCTCAAGACCCTCACCATCGTGCATGCCGACAGTGCAGCGCTGGAGCCGTTTTCGGATCTGATCCGGGATGAGGTGAATGTGCGCGCCGTGGCGACCTCCACAGATCTCGACGCCTATGGCCGTGTGGAGCTGAAACCCGATCCGCGCATCGGCAAGCGTCTGGGCAAGGCCATGAAAGACGTGATGGCGGCCTCGCGGTCTGGCGATTTCACCCTCAATGATGACGGCACCGCAAGCGTGGCGGGCCAGACGCTGGCCGCGGAAGAGTTCACCATGCGCGTCGTCACCGATGAAGGCTCGGACGCCGAGCCGTTCGCAGGGACCGGCGCCATCGTGCTCGACACGTCTGTGGATGAAGATCAGGCGCGTGAAGGCCTGGCGCGCGATCTCATCCGCGCCATCCAGACCGCGCGCAAGGATGCGGGGCTCGACGTGTCGGACCGGATCGCGCTGGGCATTTCCGGCGGCGACGCCGTGGCGGCGGCGATTGCGGCGCATGGCGACTTCATTCGCGATGAGACCCTCGCTGTCAGCCTGTCGACCGAGGCGGGCGCAGGCTTTGTCAGCGAGACCGATATTCAGGGCGATGCGGTGCGCATCAGTGTAGAGAAAGCGGCGGCGTAA
- a CDS encoding homoserine dehydrogenase → MTYPALLDHPAQSSPSHPPVRRMRAIMLGCGVVGGGVIERLPDGIELLGILTRTPRPEGVSGFPVFTDADAVFALKPELVIEALPGGAEAEALVERAVREGCHVVTANKDVAARRPDLVARTYAARRTFACSSAVGGGAPVLETVARLRDSGVKVGRVRGVLNGTSNFVLDRLASGRSLSASVQEAQDAGFAEADPSADLDGLDAANKLALIAREAWGVVLDPAAIPTASIRDLPAHVLEAARLDGRRIRQIGCLSRTVSGVSAQVRLEALPLNDPLSRARAEGNVVVLLPERGAEVIVAGKGAGRLPTAGSLIGDLNRLVKAQRS, encoded by the coding sequence ATGACCTATCCGGCCTTGCTGGATCACCCCGCACAGTCCTCACCGTCCCATCCGCCGGTTCGCCGCATGCGCGCGATCATGCTGGGCTGCGGCGTTGTGGGCGGCGGCGTGATCGAGCGCCTGCCGGACGGCATTGAGCTCCTGGGCATTCTCACTCGTACGCCGCGCCCTGAAGGCGTTTCGGGCTTTCCTGTCTTCACAGATGCGGACGCTGTTTTTGCGCTCAAGCCGGAGCTGGTGATTGAAGCGCTGCCCGGCGGGGCTGAGGCTGAAGCCCTGGTCGAGCGCGCGGTGCGTGAAGGCTGCCATGTGGTGACCGCCAACAAGGATGTGGCCGCCCGCCGTCCTGATCTGGTCGCCAGAACTTATGCGGCGCGGCGCACCTTTGCCTGTTCGTCGGCCGTCGGAGGCGGCGCGCCGGTTCTGGAAACCGTGGCGCGTTTGCGTGATAGCGGCGTCAAGGTGGGACGGGTGAGGGGCGTGCTGAACGGCACCTCCAATTTCGTCCTCGACCGTCTGGCTTCAGGCCGCAGTCTCTCGGCGTCGGTCCAAGAGGCGCAAGACGCCGGCTTCGCCGAGGCGGACCCCAGCGCAGACCTCGATGGTCTGGATGCGGCGAACAAGCTCGCCTTGATCGCACGAGAGGCCTGGGGCGTCGTTCTTGATCCCGCCGCCATCCCCACAGCCTCGATCCGGGACCTGCCCGCCCATGTGCTGGAGGCGGCGCGTCTGGATGGCCGTCGCATCCGCCAGATCGGGTGTCTGTCGCGCACGGTGTCAGGCGTGAGCGCACAGGTGCGCCTGGAGGCTCTGCCGCTCAATGATCCGCTGTCGCGGGCGCGGGCGGAAGGCAATGTGGTCGTGCTGCTGCCTGAGCGTGGCGCAGAAGTGATCGTGGCGGGCAAAGGCGCGGGACGCTTGCCGACGGCGGGCAGCCTGATCGGCGATCTCAACCGTCTTGTGAAAGCTCAACGCTCATGA
- a CDS encoding trans-sulfuration enzyme family protein — translation MTEFRTRAVRAGINCDPGHGAVVAPIQVSSAYRRADPAQPGAFDYARTGQPGRAELAAALAALEGASGAVVASSGMAAIDLVLNLLPNGARIVCAHDCYGGTRRLMDARSQQRGFDLVYVDCTDDAALEEALWDGADLVFFETPSNPRLRLTDLQTACVRAKAAGALAVVDNTVLSPALQRPIALGADLVVSSLTKMINGHSDMVGGVVCARDPDHVERLSWWANAAGAVGGAFDAFLAMRGLRTLPVRAKAQSDSALEIARRLKVSPKVVRVDYPGLEDHPGHAIAKSQQDGFGPLMSLELTGGEAAARQFVQSLELFILAQSLGGVESLCAIPATMTHAAMTPDARQEAGVTDGLVRLSVGLEAPDDLWADLEQALSAL, via the coding sequence ATGACTGAGTTTCGCACGCGCGCGGTTCGCGCCGGGATCAATTGCGATCCCGGTCATGGCGCGGTTGTCGCGCCCATTCAGGTTTCGAGCGCCTATCGGCGGGCCGATCCGGCCCAGCCTGGCGCGTTTGACTATGCCCGTACTGGCCAACCCGGTCGGGCGGAACTGGCCGCCGCCCTTGCAGCGCTGGAAGGGGCCTCCGGCGCGGTGGTGGCCAGTTCGGGAATGGCGGCGATTGATCTGGTGCTCAATCTGCTGCCCAACGGCGCGCGCATCGTCTGCGCCCATGATTGCTATGGCGGCACGCGGCGCCTGATGGATGCGCGCAGCCAGCAGCGCGGCTTTGACCTCGTCTATGTGGACTGCACGGATGACGCCGCGCTGGAAGAGGCGTTGTGGGACGGGGCGGATCTGGTCTTTTTCGAGACTCCCTCCAATCCGCGCCTGCGTCTGACCGATCTTCAGACGGCTTGCGTGCGGGCGAAGGCGGCGGGGGCGCTGGCGGTGGTGGACAACACCGTGCTGTCGCCCGCCCTCCAGCGCCCGATCGCGCTGGGCGCGGATCTGGTGGTCAGCTCGCTCACCAAGATGATCAACGGGCATTCCGACATGGTGGGCGGCGTGGTTTGCGCCCGGGATCCTGACCATGTGGAGCGTCTCAGCTGGTGGGCGAACGCGGCGGGCGCCGTGGGCGGGGCGTTTGACGCCTTCCTCGCCATGCGTGGGCTGCGCACCCTGCCGGTGCGGGCGAAAGCCCAGTCAGACTCCGCGCTTGAGATCGCCCGGCGCCTCAAGGTCAGCCCAAAGGTGGTGCGGGTGGACTATCCCGGCCTTGAGGATCATCCCGGTCACGCCATCGCCAAATCCCAGCAAGACGGGTTCGGCCCGCTGATGAGCCTGGAGCTGACAGGCGGTGAAGCGGCGGCGCGCCAGTTCGTTCAATCGCTTGAGCTGTTCATCCTGGCCCAGTCGCTGGGCGGGGTGGAAAGCCTGTGCGCCATCCCCGCAACTATGACCCATGCCGCCATGACGCCAGACGCGCGGCAAGAGGCGGGCGTGACGGACGGTCTGGTGCGTTTGTCGGTCGGTCTCGAAGCGCCGGACGATCTCTGGGCGGATCTGGAACAGGCGCTCAGCGCGCTTTAG
- a CDS encoding sulfite exporter TauE/SafE family protein, which yields MTHPGMDVGPLLGGRVEIDFLAGLIAGLSTSAHCLAMCGGIAAMLALGGADGSPMRRASRLFQAQLARIALYVGLGVIAGFIGWGLQDQRPPAAFHDVARYLSALVLMAAGFSIMEIPIFGGQAGRLGARLSAPITKRLHHLHRFGPVGLGLVWGLMPCALIYLMTFYAGLTGSPVQGGLVMAGFGLGTLPALMAVGLGVGALQALARQLWLRLLAGGALIALAVWTVLDHGM from the coding sequence TTGACACACCCCGGAATGGATGTGGGGCCGCTTCTGGGCGGCCGCGTGGAGATCGATTTTCTCGCCGGATTGATCGCCGGCCTGTCCACCAGCGCCCATTGCCTGGCCATGTGCGGCGGCATCGCCGCAATGCTGGCGCTGGGCGGGGCCGACGGGTCGCCGATGCGGCGCGCCTCGCGTTTGTTTCAGGCTCAGCTGGCGCGGATCGCGCTCTATGTGGGGCTGGGCGTGATCGCAGGCTTTATCGGGTGGGGGTTACAGGACCAACGTCCGCCCGCCGCGTTTCATGACGTTGCGCGCTATCTTTCCGCACTCGTGCTGATGGCGGCCGGGTTCTCGATCATGGAGATCCCGATTTTCGGCGGACAGGCTGGACGGTTGGGGGCGCGTCTGTCGGCGCCGATCACCAAGCGCTTGCATCACTTGCACCGTTTCGGTCCGGTCGGTCTGGGTCTTGTCTGGGGGCTGATGCCCTGTGCGCTGATTTATCTGATGACGTTCTACGCCGGGCTGACCGGATCACCTGTGCAGGGCGGGTTGGTGATGGCCGGGTTCGGTCTCGGGACGCTGCCCGCCCTGATGGCGGTGGGGCTGGGCGTGGGCGCCTTGCAGGCTCTGGCGCGCCAGCTCTGGCTGCGGCTTCTGGCCGGCGGCGCCCTGATCGCGCTCGCGGTGTGGACGGTGCTTGATCACGGCATGTGA
- the leuS gene encoding leucine--tRNA ligase, with product MTEQTAYEFNALEKKWRAYWTQAKTNATPDPKPGDKTFYVLDMFPYPSGAGLHVGHPVGYLSTDIVARYKRMAGYKVLHPMGWDSFGLPAERYAMKTGVHPEVSTQANIANYKRQMDLLGLGYDWDREIQTSSPDYYHWTQFIFTRLYNAFYDAEADAARPISELPIPADVEAQGKLAVQEYQDARRLVYYETAPVNWCAELGTILANEEVFDGKSEQGYEVIRVPLKQVKMRITAYAERLIADLDALDWPEGIKDSQRNWIGRSEGVQLRFKVQGSDLDVETFTTRVDTLGGVTFLAVAPEHELLDQLTAAEQKAAVDAYRDEAARKSDLDRTKDAEKTGAPTGSYAINPVTGRAVPIFVADYVLPDYGTGAVMGVPAHDERDFAFANTYGLDIVPVIDPGADAPERAAVLAGQKCWTEDGVMLAAPDESGLYQAGVRWREAREAVADHLEAQGVGQRVISYNLRDWIFARQRYWGEPIPIIHWEDGTRTTVPEDQLPLTLPHIDNYKPTGHAESPVARAEDWVEVTDPETGMKGRRDTNTMPQWAGSCWYYLRFKDPRNDTAMVDPALEKAWGMVDLYVGGAEHATLHLLYARFWHKVLFDLGLVSTKEPFQKLVNQGLLTSHAFKNARGIILPVDEVVERPDGTFVHEPSGDVVERVGAKMSKSLHNVVTPDDVVERFGADAFRVHMMFMGPVEAMREWETEKVSSALKFLRRVWRFATEGLANPSSEESKPVSLALTKLVLAVTEDLDNLRLNTGIAELMKFLNAVEGQPVSKAVLDQFITVLAPFAPFMAEELWEKAGHNPSVFDAQWPTANEADLDAAIEEIEVVIQEGGKRRATITLAPDADDQTVRDASLARLAEMGKPIDGVDMNRVIVVRDKKSGRVKLVNVPKLG from the coding sequence ATGACCGAACAGACCGCATACGAGTTCAACGCCCTTGAGAAGAAGTGGCGCGCGTACTGGACCCAGGCGAAGACGAACGCAACGCCGGACCCCAAGCCGGGCGACAAGACGTTTTACGTGCTCGACATGTTTCCTTACCCGTCCGGGGCGGGTCTGCATGTGGGTCACCCGGTTGGTTATCTGTCTACGGACATTGTCGCCCGCTATAAGCGTATGGCCGGTTACAAGGTGCTGCACCCGATGGGCTGGGACAGCTTCGGCCTGCCGGCCGAACGCTACGCCATGAAGACGGGCGTGCATCCGGAAGTCTCCACCCAGGCCAACATCGCCAACTACAAGCGCCAGATGGACCTTCTGGGTCTGGGCTATGACTGGGATCGCGAGATCCAGACCTCGAGTCCGGACTATTATCACTGGACCCAGTTCATCTTCACCCGGCTCTATAACGCCTTCTATGATGCGGAGGCCGATGCCGCGCGCCCGATCAGCGAGTTGCCGATCCCCGCGGACGTTGAAGCTCAGGGCAAGCTGGCGGTTCAGGAGTATCAGGACGCGCGTCGGCTTGTATATTACGAGACCGCGCCGGTGAACTGGTGCGCGGAGCTGGGCACGATCCTCGCCAATGAAGAGGTCTTTGACGGCAAGTCCGAGCAGGGCTATGAGGTGATCCGCGTTCCGCTCAAACAGGTGAAGATGCGCATCACCGCCTATGCCGAGCGCCTGATCGCTGATCTGGACGCGCTCGACTGGCCTGAAGGCATCAAGGATTCCCAACGCAACTGGATTGGCCGTTCTGAAGGCGTGCAATTGCGCTTCAAGGTGCAGGGCTCGGATCTGGACGTTGAGACCTTCACCACCCGCGTGGATACGCTGGGCGGCGTGACCTTCCTGGCCGTCGCGCCCGAGCATGAACTGCTCGATCAGTTGACGGCGGCTGAGCAGAAGGCGGCAGTCGACGCCTATCGCGACGAGGCTGCGCGCAAATCTGATCTGGATCGCACCAAGGACGCCGAGAAAACCGGCGCGCCCACGGGCAGTTATGCGATCAACCCGGTGACGGGACGCGCCGTGCCGATCTTCGTCGCCGATTATGTTCTGCCTGATTACGGCACCGGCGCGGTGATGGGCGTGCCGGCCCATGACGAACGCGATTTCGCCTTCGCCAACACCTATGGTCTCGACATCGTCCCGGTGATCGACCCCGGCGCCGATGCGCCTGAGCGCGCGGCTGTGTTGGCGGGCCAGAAGTGCTGGACCGAGGACGGCGTCATGTTGGCGGCGCCCGATGAGAGCGGGCTGTATCAGGCCGGCGTGCGCTGGCGCGAGGCGCGCGAGGCGGTGGCCGATCATCTTGAAGCGCAAGGCGTCGGCCAGCGGGTGATCAGCTATAATCTGCGCGACTGGATTTTCGCCCGTCAGCGCTATTGGGGCGAGCCGATTCCGATCATTCACTGGGAGGACGGCACCCGCACCACCGTGCCTGAAGACCAGCTGCCGCTGACCTTGCCGCATATCGACAATTACAAGCCGACCGGGCACGCCGAGTCTCCTGTGGCGCGCGCCGAGGACTGGGTCGAGGTCACCGATCCCGAAACCGGGATGAAGGGGCGCCGCGACACCAACACCATGCCGCAATGGGCGGGCTCTTGCTGGTATTATCTGCGCTTCAAGGATCCCAGGAACGACACGGCCATGGTCGACCCCGCGCTCGAAAAGGCCTGGGGCATGGTCGATCTGTATGTGGGTGGCGCGGAGCATGCGACGCTGCACCTGCTCTATGCCCGCTTCTGGCACAAAGTGCTGTTTGATCTGGGTCTGGTCTCCACCAAGGAGCCGTTCCAGAAGCTGGTGAACCAGGGTCTTCTGACCAGCCACGCCTTCAAGAACGCCCGCGGCATCATCCTGCCGGTCGACGAAGTGGTCGAGCGTCCGGATGGGACGTTCGTCCATGAGCCGTCCGGCGATGTGGTCGAACGCGTGGGCGCGAAAATGTCCAAATCGCTGCACAACGTCGTCACGCCAGATGACGTGGTGGAACGCTTCGGGGCGGACGCCTTCCGCGTGCACATGATGTTCATGGGGCCGGTGGAGGCGATGCGCGAATGGGAGACCGAGAAGGTCTCGAGCGCATTGAAATTCCTGCGCCGTGTCTGGCGGTTTGCGACCGAAGGCCTCGCCAATCCGTCTTCTGAGGAGAGCAAGCCTGTCAGTCTGGCGCTGACCAAGCTGGTGCTCGCGGTCACCGAAGACCTCGATAATCTGCGCCTGAACACCGGCATCGCCGAGCTGATGAAATTCCTCAACGCGGTGGAAGGTCAGCCGGTCTCAAAAGCCGTGCTGGATCAGTTCATCACCGTGCTCGCGCCGTTTGCGCCCTTCATGGCGGAAGAGCTGTGGGAGAAGGCCGGTCACAATCCGTCTGTCTTCGACGCCCAATGGCCGACTGCGAACGAAGCCGATCTGGACGCCGCGATCGAAGAGATCGAAGTGGTGATCCAGGAAGGCGGCAAGCGCCGCGCCACGATCACCCTTGCTCCGGATGCAGATGACCAGACCGTGCGCGACGCGTCGCTGGCGCGTCTCGCCGAGATGGGCAAACCGATCGACGGAGTCGACATGAACCGCGTCATCGTGGTGCGCGACAAGAAATCGGGCCGCGTGAAGCTCGTGAACGTGCCCAAGCTGGGCTAA
- a CDS encoding alpha/beta fold hydrolase, giving the protein MQEYSCGFERPNGGGWSDVRGRVVGPDDGAATLVLGGISADRRLVADEDGPGWWPGVAGADGALDPSRRRLVSMDFLDDAAEPFPTVEDQAAAVLMLADAAGIERFTLVGASYGGTVGLTLATLAPDRVTRLDLLCASAGVHPMTQGLRSIQREILKLAIDAGQGARGVDLARRLAMTTYRTADEFAERFGPDGEPGGIEAYLAARGAEYAGAVTPERFLSRLASMEAAAPDLSKIRCPVRLLAFASDTLTPLAQIQATRDALTGCEARLVVRDSLYGHDGFLKETALVNAFLEGRDD; this is encoded by the coding sequence GTGCAGGAGTATAGCTGCGGCTTTGAACGCCCGAATGGCGGCGGCTGGTCAGATGTGCGCGGCCGCGTCGTCGGACCTGACGACGGCGCCGCGACCCTGGTGCTGGGCGGCATTTCGGCGGATCGCAGACTGGTCGCGGATGAAGACGGGCCGGGCTGGTGGCCGGGAGTCGCCGGTGCGGACGGCGCGCTTGACCCGAGCCGTCGCCGCCTGGTGTCGATGGATTTTCTGGACGACGCCGCAGAACCGTTTCCGACCGTCGAGGACCAGGCGGCGGCGGTGTTGATGCTGGCGGATGCGGCTGGAATTGAGCGTTTCACATTGGTGGGCGCCAGTTATGGCGGCACTGTGGGGCTGACGCTGGCGACCCTGGCGCCGGATCGGGTCACACGGCTCGATCTTTTGTGCGCGAGTGCGGGCGTGCATCCGATGACTCAAGGGTTGCGGTCGATCCAGCGCGAAATCCTGAAACTGGCGATTGACGCGGGTCAGGGCGCGCGCGGGGTCGATCTCGCCCGCCGCCTGGCTATGACCACGTATCGCACCGCTGACGAATTTGCTGAACGCTTCGGTCCGGACGGCGAGCCGGGCGGGATTGAAGCCTATCTGGCGGCGCGTGGGGCAGAGTATGCGGGCGCCGTCACGCCCGAGCGTTTCCTGTCACGCTTGGCGTCGATGGAGGCCGCCGCCCCGGACCTGTCGAAAATCCGCTGTCCGGTGCGCCTTCTGGCCTTCGCCTCTGACACGCTGACGCCGCTGGCTCAAATTCAGGCCACGCGCGACGCCCTGACCGGATGTGAGGCGCGGCTGGTCGTCCGCGACAGCCTTTACGGGCATGACGGATTTCTCAAGGAGACAGCGTTGGTGAACGCGTTTCTGGAGGGGCGAGATGACTGA